From the genome of Phalacrocorax aristotelis chromosome 15, bGulAri2.1, whole genome shotgun sequence, one region includes:
- the ACACB gene encoding acetyl-CoA carboxylase 2 isoform X3, producing MSDPQPGEEQKPEQTPAEQPVAPAKAKLPAQRSPLVPNQPPRAIKAAAGEQEQIAVYNPATLRRPALAKFVLGSFEDNSSDDELVAAAFRVGSRRSSLAAAGGTGAEPPAVTTPLEPAAGIRPSMSGLHLVKRGREHRKMDLQRDFTVASPAEFVTRFGGNRVIEKVLIANNGIAAVKCMRSIRRWSYEMFRNERAIRFVVMVTPEDLKANAEYIKMADHYVPVPGGANNNNYANVELIVDISKRIPVQAVWAGWGHASENPKLPELLQKNGIAFLGPPSDAMWALGDKVASTIVAQTVQIPTLPWSGSGLVAQWSEEDQKNQQMISIPLETYAQGCVKDVEEGLEVAKRIGYPLMVKAAEGGGGKGIRKVEAAEEFGTCFRQVQAEAPGSPIFLMKLAQHARHLEVQVLADEYGNAISLFGRDCSIQRRHQKIIEEAPTTIAAPSVIEVMEQCAVRLAQMVGYVSTGTVEYLYSEDESFHFLELNPRLQVEHPCTEMIADVNLPAAQLQIAMGIPLHRIKDIRVLYGESPWGDTPICFHSPANTPVPRGHVIAARITSENPEEGFKPSSGTVQELNFRSSKNVWGYFSVAAAGGLHEFADSQFGHCFSWGENREEAISNMVVALKELSIRGDFRTTVEYLIKLLETESFQNNEIDTGWLDHLIAEKVQAEKPDTMLGVVCGALNVADAAFRTCMTDFLHSLERGQVLPAASLLNIVDVELIYEGVKYVLQVARQSLTTYVIIMNRTHIEIDVHRLNDGGLLLSYDGNSYTTYMKEEIDRYRITIGNKTCDFEKEKDPTVLRSPSAGKLLQYTVDDGGHVAEGNVFAEIEVMKIIMTLAVEEAGRVHYVKRPGALLEAGCVIARLELDDPTKVKPAQPFTGGLPPQQTLPITGEKQHQVLRNVLDNLINVMNGYCLPEPYFSTKVKEWVAQLMKTLRDPALPLLELQEIMTSISGRIPLSVEKAIRKVMAQYASNITSVLCRFPSQQIANVLDTHAATLQRKAEREVFFMNTQSVVQLVQRYRSGIRGYMKAVVLDLLRRYLQVETQFQHAHYDKCVISLREQCKPDMTPVLESIFSHAQVAKKNLLVTMLIDQLCGRDPTLTDELTAILHELTQLSKTEHSKVALRARQVLIASHLPSYELRHNQVESIFLSAIDIYGHEYCPENLKKLILSETTIFDVLPIFFYHTNQVVRMAALEVYVRRGYIAYELNSLQHRQLSDGTCLVEFQFMLPSSHPNRMSVPISISNPDLARHSTELFMDSGFSPLSLRMGAMVAFDRFEDFTRNFDEVISCFANPPSDSVLFSEARTTIYEEEDTKNVREEPIHILNIALRWADHVEDEKLVPIFRAFAQSKKNVLVDCGLRRITFLIAQQREFPKFFTFRARDEFAEDRIYRHLEPALAFQLELSRMRNFDLTAIPCANHKMHLYLGAAKVQAGAEATDNRFFIRAIVRHSDLITKEASFEYLQNEGERLLLEAMDELEVACNNTTVRTDCNHIFLNFVPTVVMDPSKIEESVRSMVMRYGSRLWKLRVLQAEVKINIRLTPTATAIPIRLFLTNESGYYLDISLYKEVRDPGTGSALFKLWGSSELYPKDILTYTELVLDSQGHLVQMNRVPGGNEVGMVAFKMNLKTPEYPKGRDIVLICNDITHKIGSFGPEEDLVFLRASELARAEGIPRIYIAANSGARIGFADEIKHMFQVAWVDPEDPYKGFKYLYLTPQDYTRISAMNSVHCEHVEEGGESRYVLLDIIGKDNGFGVENLRAAGTIAGESSRAYDEIVTISMVTCRAIGIGAYLVRLGQRVIQVENSHIILTGVTALNKVLGREVYTSNNQLGGVQIMHNNGVSHVTVPDDFEGVYTILQWLSYMPKDNRSPVPVIAISDPIEREIDFVPSKVPYDPRWMLAGRPNPTLKGTWQSGFFDQGSFLEIMRLWAQTVVVGRARLGGLPVGVIAVETRPVEVTIPADPANPDSEAKIIQQAGQVWFPDSAFKTAQAIRDFNREHLPLMIFANWRGFSSGMKDMYDQMLKFGAFIVDSLRDFKQPVLVYIPPHAELRGGSWVVIDPTINPLYVELYADKESRGGILEPGGTVEIKFRKKDLVKTMRRIDTVYAKLVEQLGTPELSEVQRRELEKQLKAREDLLLPMYYQVAMHFADLHDTPGRMQEKGVITDILEWKNARSFLYWRLRRLLLEEVVKAEVLKANSELSHIHIQSMLRRWFMETEGAAKGYLWDNNQVVVEWLEKHMQEDDGTQSAIRENIKYLKRDYVLKQIRSLVQANPEVAMDCIIQMAQHITRAQKAQVAHLLSTVDNDGPS from the exons ATGTCCGACCCtcagcctggggaggagcagaagCCGGAGCAGACCCCGGCAGAGCAGCCGGTGGCTCCCGCCAAAGCCAAGCTGCCGGCACAGCGAAGCCCCCTGGTCCCCAACCAGCCGCCACGGGCCATCAAAGCTGCGGcgggggagcaggagcagatcGCAGTGTACAACCCTGCCACTCTCCGCCGGCCCGCCCTGGCCAAATTCGTGCTGGGCTCCTTTGAGGACAACTCGTCTGACGATGAGCTGGTGGCTGCGGCCTTCAGGGTGGGCAGCCGGcgcagcagcctggctgctgcggGGGGGACCGGTGCTGAGCCCCCCGCTGTGACCACCCCACTGGAGCCTGCTGCTGGCATAAG GCCTAGCATGTCCGGGCTGCACCTGGTAAAGAGGGGCCGTGAGCACAGGAAGATGGATCTGCAACGGGACTTCACCGTCGCCTCGCCAGCAGAGTTTGTCACCCGCTTCGGGGGCAACCGCGTCATTGAGAAG gTCCTCATTGCCAACAACGGCATCGCCGCTGTGAAGTGCATGCGCTCCATCCGCCGGTGGTCCTACGAGATGTTCCGAAATGAGCGTGCCATTCGGTTCGTGGTCATGGTGACCCCTGAAGACCTCAAGGCTAATGCAG AGTATATCAAAATGGCAGATCACTATGTGCCTGTCCCCGGGGGGGCCAACAACAACAACTATGCCAACGTGGAGCTGATCGTGGACATTTCCAAACGGATCCCAGTCCAG GCGGTGTGGGCCGGCTGGGGACATGCCTCAGAAAATCCCaagctgccagagctgctgcaaaaaaaTGGAATAGCTTTCCTAG GTCCCCCCAGCGATGCCATGTGGGCACTGGGAGACAAAGTCGCCTCCACCATTGTGGCTCAGACAGTCCAGATCCCCACGCTGCCATGGAGTGGTAGTG GTCTGGTGGCCCAGTGGTCCGAGGAGGACCAGAAGAATCAGCAGATGATTAGCATCCCCCTTGAGACGTACGCGCAGGGCTGTGTGAAGGATGTGGAGGAAGGCCTGGAG GTGGCCAAGAGGATTGGCTACCCACTGATGGTCAAGGCAGCAGAAGGTGGTGGGGGCAAAGGCATCCGAAAAGTGGAGGCAGCGGAGGAATTTGGCACCTGCTTCCGGCAG GTGCAGGCAGAGGCACCTGGTTCCCCCATCTTCCTGATGAAGCTGGCACAGCATGCACGACACCTGGAGGTGCAGGTACTGGCTGATGAATACGGCAATGCCATCTCCCTCTTCGGCCGCGACTGCTCCATCCAGCGCAGGCACCAGAAGATCATCGAGGAGGCACCTACCACCATTGCGGCACCCTCCGTCATCGAGGTGATGGAGCAG TGCGCGGTCCGCCTGGCCCAGATGGTGGGCTACGTGAGCACGGGCACTGTCGAGTACCTGTACAGCGAGGACGAGAGCTTCCACTTCCTTGAGCTGAACCCACGCCTGCAGGTGGAGCACCCTTGCACGGAGATGATCGCAGATGTCAACCTCCCcgctgcccagctgcag ATTGCAATGGGCATCCCCTTGCACAGGATAAAAGACATCCGGGTGCTGTATGGGGAGAGCCCCTGGGGCGATACGCCCATCTGCTTCCACAGCCCTGCCAACACCCCTGTGCCCAGGGGCCACGTCATTGCTGCCCGGATCACCAGTGAGAATCCCGAGGAG GGTTTCAAGCCCAGCTCAGGGACGGTGCAGGAGCTGAACTTCCGCAGCAGCAAGAATGTCTGGGGGTACTTCAGcgtggcagcagctggggggCTGCATGAATTTGCCGATTCCCAGTTTGGGCACTGCTTCTCATGGGGAGAGAACCGAGAGGAGGCCATCTC GAACATGGTGGTCGCCCTGAAAGAGCTGTCTATCCGTGGGGACTTCCGGACCACAGTGGAGTATCTGATTAagctgctggagacagagagcTTCCAGAACAACGAGATAGACACCGGCTGGCTGGACCACCTGATTGCAGAGAAAGTGCAG GCAGAGAAGCCAGACACAATGCTGGGTGTCGTCTGTGGTGCCCTGAACGTCGCGGATGCCGCTTTTAGGACGTGCATGACCGACTTCCTGCACTCACTGGAGAG GGGGCAGGTGCTTCCAGCAGCCTCCTTGCTGAACATCGTTGACGTGGAGCTCATCTATGAGGGTGTGAAGTACGTTCTCCAG GTTGCCCGCCAGTCCCTGACGACATACGTCATCATCATGAACCGCACTCACATAGAGATAGACGTGCACCGTCTGAACGACGGCGGGCTGCTGCTCTCCTATGACGGCAACAGCTACACTACCTACATGAAGGAGGAGATCGACAG ATACCGGATCACCATTGGCAACAAAACCTGCGACTTTGAGAAGGAGAAGGACCCGACAGTGCTACGCTCGCCCTCCGCAGGGAAGCTGCTGCAGTACACGGTGGACGATGGTGGCCACGTAGCCGAGGGCAATGTTTTTGCAGAGATTGAG GTAATGAAGATCATCATGACACTGGCAGTGGAGGAGGCTGGGCGGGTACACTACGTCAAGCGGCCGGGTGCgctgctggaggcgggctgCGTCATAGCCCGGCTCGAGCTGGACGATCCCACCAAAGTGAAGCCT GCGCAGCCATTCACAGGGGGGCTCCCACCCCAGCAGACCCTCCCCATCACCGGTGAGAAGCAGCATCAGGTTCTTCGCAATGTGCTGGACAATCTCATCAATGTCATGAATGGGTACTGCCTGCCTGAGCCCTACTTCAGCACCAAG GTGAAGGAGTGGGTGGCACAGCTGATGAAGACCCTGCGGGACCCCGCCCTACCcctcctggagctgcaggagatcATGACGAGCATTTCAGGAAGAATCCCCCTGTCTGTGGAGAAGGCGATCCGGAAGGTGATGGCGCAGTACGCCAGCAATATCACCTCCGTGCTCTGCCGCTTCCCCAGCCAGCAG ATTGCCAATGTGCTGGACACCCACGCGGCCACACTGCAGCGGAAGGCTGAGCGGGAAGTCTTCTTCATGAACACACAGAGTgtggtgcagctggtgcagag gTACCGCAGTGGCATCCGGGGCTACATGAAGGCAGTGGTGCTGGACCTGCTAAGGCGCTACCTGCAAGTGGAGACACAGTTCCAACATG CTCACTATGACAAGTGCGTCATCAGCCTGCGGGAGCAGTGCAAACCTGACATGACCCCTGTGCTGGAGAGCATCTTCTCTCACGCCCAGGTGGCAAAGAAGAACCTGCTAGTGACCATGTTAATT GACCAGCTGTGTGGCCGCGACCCCACACTGACGGACGAGCTGACAGCCATCCTCCATGAGCTGACACAGCTCAGCAAGACTGAGCACTCCAAAGTGGCACTGAGAGCCCGGCAG GTGCTCATTGCCTCTCACCTGCCCTCCTATGAGCTACGGCACAACCAGGTGGAGTCCATCTTCCTCTCCGCTATCGACATATATGGACACGAGTACTGCCCTGAAAACCTGAAG AAACTGATCCTCTCGGAAACCACCATCTTCGATGTGCTTCCCATCTTCTTCTACCACACCAACCAGGTGGTGCGCATGGCAGCGCTGgag GTGTACGTGCGGCGTGGGTACATTGCCTACGAGCTGAACAGCCTGCAGCACCGGCAGCTCTCAGACGGCACCTGCCTGGTGGAGTTCCAGTTCATGCTGCCCTCCTCCCACCCAAACAG GATGTCTGTCCCTATCAGCATCTCCAACCCTGACCTGGCCCGGCACAGCACCGAGCTCTTCATGGACAGTGGCTTTTCCCCCCTGAGCCTGCGGATGGGAGCTATGGTGGCCTTCGACAGATTTGAGGACTTCACGAg GAACTTCGATGAAGTGATCTCGTGCTTCGCCAACCCGCCTTCAGACAGTGTGCTTTTCAGCGAGGCACGAACCACCATCTATGAGGAGGAGGACACCAAG AATGTCCGCGAGGAGCCCATCCACATCCTCAACATCGCACTCCGCTGGGCTGACCATGTGGAAGACGAGAAGCTGGTGCCCATCTTCAGAGCCTTTGCTCAGTCCAAG AAAAATGTCCTCGTTGACTGTGGTCTCCGGAGAATCACATTTCTCATTGCCCAGCAG AGAGAATTCCCTAAATTTTTCACATTCAGAGCCAGGGATGAG TTTGCAGAGGACCGCATCTACCGGCACCTGGAGCCAGCGCTGGCCTTCCAGCTGGAGCTGAGCCGCATGCGCAACTTCGACCTGACGGCCATTCCCTGCGCCAATCACAAGATGCACCTCTACCTGGGGGCTGCCAAGGTCCAGGCAGGCGCCGAGGCCACCGATAACCGCTTCTTTATCCGTGCCATCGTGCGCCACTCGGACCTCATCACCAAG GAGGCTTCCTTTGAGTACCTGCAGAATGAGGGTGAGCGTCTGCTCCTGGAGGCAATGGATGAGCTGGAGGTGGCCTGCAACAACACCACTGTCCGCACTGACTGCAACCACATCTTCCTCAACTTTGTCCCGACAGTCGTCATGGACCCTTCCAAG ATCGAGGAGTCGGTGCGGTCCATGGTGATGCGCTACGGCAGCCGTCTGTGGAAGCTGCGGGTCCTGCAGGCTGAGGTGAAGATCAACATCCGCCTGACACCCACTGCCACTGCCATCCCCATCCGACTCTTCCTGACCAACGAGTCTGGTTACTACCTGGACATCAGCCTCTACAAGGAAGTGAGAGACCCTGGCACTGGCAGC GCTCTCTTCAAGCTGTGGGGCTCCTCAGAGCTGTACCCCAAGGACATCCTGACGTACACTGAGCTGGTGCTGGACTCACAGGGGCACCTTGTGCAGATGAACAGGGTCCCTGGAGGGAACGAG GTGGGGATGGTCGCTTTCAAAATGAATCTGAAGACACCTGAGTATCCAAAAGGCCGGGACATCGTGCTCATCTGCAATGACATCACTCACAAGATTGGCTCCTTTGGGCCGGAGGAGGACCTGGTTTTCCTGCGGGCCTCAGAGCTGGCACGGGCTGAAGGCATCCCCCGCATCTACATCGCCGCCAACAGCGGTGCCCGCATCGGCTTTGCTGATGAGATAAAGCACATGTTCCAGGTGGCCTGGGTGGACCCTGAAGATCCCTACAAG GGGTTCAAGTACCTGTACCTGACTCCCCAGGACTACACGAGGATCAGTGCCATGAACTCGGTGCACTGTGAGCACGTGGAGGAAGGGGGCGAGTCCAG gTATGTCCTCCTGGACATCATCGGGAAGGACAATGGATTTGGGGTGGAAAACCTGAGAGCCGCCGGTACCATCGCTGGGGAGTCCTCTCGTGCTTATGATGAAATAGTAACCATCAGCATG GTGACCTGTCGCGCCATCGGGATTGGTGCGTACCTTGTGAGGCTGGGCCAGCGTGTCATCCAGGTGGAGAACTCCCACATCATCCTCACCGGCGTCACAGCTCTCAATAAG GTATTGGGACGTGAAGTTTACACATCCAATAACCAGCTGGGAGGCGTGCAGATCATGCACAATAATGGCGTTTCCCATGTCACCGTCCCGGATGACTTTGAGGGGGTCTACACCATCCTGCAGTGGCTCTCGTACATGCCCAAG GATAACCGAAGCCCAGTGCCTGTCATTGCCATAAGCGACCCCATTGAAAGAGAAATTGATTTTGTCCCTTCCAAAGTCCCCTATGACCCCAGGTGGATGCTGGCAGGGAGACCCAATCCAA ctctcAAGGGGACATGGCAGAGTGGCTTCTTCGACCAGGGAAGCTTCCTGGAGATTATGAGGCTGTGGGCTCAGACAGTTGTGGTTGGCAGAGCGAG GCTGGGAGGTCTCCCGGTGGGTGTCATCGCTGTTGAGACCCGCCCTGTGGAGGTGACGATACCTGCGGACCCTGCCAACCCGGACTCGGAGGCAAAG ATAATCCAGCAGGCTGGGCAGGTCTGGTTTCcagattctgcttttaaaacagcCCAGGCTATTCGGGACTTCAACCGGGAGCATCTCCCACTGATGATCTTTGCCAACTGGCGAGGCTTCTCCAGTGGCATGAAAG ACATGTACGACCAAATGCTGAAGTTTGGTGCCTTCATTGTCGATAGCCTCCGGGACTTTAAGCAGCCTGTCCTTGTCTACATCCCGCCACACGCAGAGCTGCGGGGAGGCTCCTGGGTGGTCATCGACCCCACCATTAACCCCTTGTACGTGGAGCTCTACGCAGACAAGGAGAGCAG GGGAGGCATTTTGGAGCCTGGAGGAACAGTGGAGATCAAGTTCAGAAAGAAAGATTTGGTGAAGACCATGAGAAGGATCGATACCGTCTATGCCAAGCTTGTTGAGCAGCTAG GGACCCCCGAGCTGTCCGAGGTGCAGCGCAgggagctggagaagcagctgaaggcCCGGGAGGACCTCCTCCTGCCCATGTACTACCAGGTGGCCATGCATTTCGCCGACCTACATGACACCCCAGGCCGCATGCAGGAGAAAGGCGTCATCACG GACATCCTGGAGTGGAAGAATGCCCGTTCCTTCCTCTACTGGCGGCTGCGAcggctgctgctggaggaggtggtgaAGGCGGAGGTCCTGAAGGCAAACAGCGAGCTAAGCCACATCCACATCCAGTCCATGCTGCGGCGCTGGTTCATGGAGACGGAAGGAGCTGCAAAG GGCTACCTCTGGGACAACAACCAGGTGGTCGTGGAGTGGCTGGAGAAGCACATGCAAGAGGATGATGGCACCCAGTCCGCTATCCGGGAGAACATCAAGTACCTGAAGCGGGACTATGTGCTCAAGCAGATCCGGAG CCTGGTCCAAGCCAACCCCGAGGTGGCCATGGACTGCATCATCCAGATGGCTCAGCACATCACCCGTGCGCAGAAAGCCCAGGTCGCCCATCTCCTGTCGACAGTGGATAATGACGGCCCATCCTGA